One segment of Thamnophis elegans isolate rThaEle1 chromosome 16, rThaEle1.pri, whole genome shotgun sequence DNA contains the following:
- the PRTG gene encoding LOW QUALITY PROTEIN: protogenin (The sequence of the model RefSeq protein was modified relative to this genomic sequence to represent the inferred CDS: deleted 1 base in 1 codon) — MAPRRSPGLAAAAALFLLAALPGVRSFSELFFVKEPQDVTLARKQAVVLDCLARGEVPITITWLRNGVTVSENEQIHSLSNGSLFIREPESGKPGERPDEGVYQCLALNKHGAVLSQKAHLTFATLSAFEVQPLPTEVHEGGVARFACKIPAHPPAIITWEVNGTALLMETDRITALPSGVLQIYSVEPKDAGSYSCVATTVVGRRRSGEAKLTVAPATNTKLFHKPSIIAGPQNMTASLHQTVIFECVAIGNPKPIVSWSRLDHKSIDVFNTRVLGNGNLMISDVKVQHSGVYVCRATIPGTRNFTTAMAALLVLAPPAFVEWPESLTRPRAGTARFACQAEGIPTPKISWLKNGRKIHSNGRIKTYSSKLVINQIIPEDDAIYQCVAENSQGSVLARARLTVVLSEDRPSAPCHVHAETMSSSAILLAWERPLYNSDKVIAYSVHYMKAEGLNNEEYQVVIGNDTTHYIIDDLDPASNYTFYVVAYMPLGASQMSDHVTRPTLEDVPLRAPELSLTSRTPSDVLISWLPIPAKYRRGEVVAFRLSFRLSTESSIQGLELPGTTYEYLLRGLKPDSIYLVRISAATKVGWGEASLWTSHRTPKATSVQAPKSPELRLEPLNCTAITVKWQQELADVAAVQGYKLYYKEEGQQESGPILLGASDSTYTIGGLEPRRKYHLRLLAYNSMEEGYEADQTVSTASCVSVRDRLVPPPPPPHHLYAKANSSSSIFLHWGRPAFTSAQVINYTLRCHPVGLQNASLVLYLQTLETHLMVQGLEPNTRYEFAVRLHVDQLSSPWSPVVYHTTLPEAPAGPPLEVKATLIEEDTALVSWKPPAGIRTVVSRYTILYASRQAWIAGEWHVLHREGTITMALLENLRVGSIYLIKLAASNEVGEGPFSSTVELAVRPKEANQRPKRLDSAEADTTRSGSYQLDPRSMTGIIAGVSIALVCILVCILILIYRGKARKAAPSKSSQPSPDPLPGSGSQSSARSPVGAKALQSLAENERSLLPRMTGGGFLDAKGGTDLVINRFGPVMKKRAQKKRLFLRGSWKEEAEEAPRQLASAAFLYRPGTAVLTGEELQPCARVICSLGTDAEHSANSQGSHETGDSGRFSHESNEELHPPPGFGAADSFPGSCPVPGPLQPPLAANGSGGTFFREQ; from the exons ATGGCGCCCCGCCGGAGCCCTGgcctcgccgccgccgccgccctcttCCTGCTCGCCGCCCTCCCAG GGGTCAGGAGCTTCAGTGAACTGTTTTTCGTAAAAGAGCCTCAAGACGTGACCCTGGCCAGAAAGCAGGCGGTGGTTTTGGACTGCCTGGCCCGAGGGGAGGTCCCCATCACCATCACCTGGCTTAGAAACGGAGTTACGGTTTCTGAGAACGAACAGATCCACTCTCTGTCCAACGGCTCTTTATTTATACGGGAGCCGGAGAGCGGCAAGCCAGGCGAAAGGCCGGACGAAGGCGTCTACCAGTGCTTGGCCCTGAATAAACACGGCGCTGTTCTCAGCCAGAAAGCGCATCTCACCTTTGCAA CCCTCTCTGCCTTTGAAGTCCAGCCCCTCCCCACGGAAGTCCATGAAGGGGGCGTGGCTAGATTTGCCTGCAAAATTCCAGCCCACCCTCCAGCCATCATCACCTGGGAGGTGAATGGGACAGCGCTGCTAATGGAGACGGACAG GATAACTGCGCTGCCCTCCGGAGTGCTACAGATCTATAGTGTTGAGCCAAAAGATGCAGGGAGTTACTCTTGTGTTGCTACAACAGTTGTCGGCCGGCGGAGGAGTGGCGAGGCTAAACTCACCGTTGCGCCAG CTACCAATACCAAGCTCTTCCATAAGCCATCCATTATAGCTGGCCCCCAAAATATGACAGCTTCTCTCCACCAAACAGTCATCTTTGAGTGTGTGGCCATCGGGAATCCAAAACCAATTGTGTCCTGGAGTCGCCTTG ACCACAAGTCCATCGATGTTTTCAACACACGGGTGCTTGGAAATGGGAACCTCATGATCTCGGACGTGAAGGTACAACATTCTGGTGTGTACGTTTGCCGTGCTACGATCCCTGGCACACGCAACTTCACCACTGCAATGGCAGCACTGCTGGTGTTAG CCCCCCCTGCCTTTGTGGAGTGGCCGGAGAGCTTGACCAGGCCCCGAGCTGGCACAGCCCGTTTTGCCTGCCAGGCAGAAGGCATTCCGACACCCAAGATATCCTGGCTGAAGAATGGCCGGAAGATCCATTCCAACGGCAGAATCAAAACCTACAGCAG TAAATTGGTGATCAACCAGATCATCCCTGAAGACGATGCCATCTACCAGTGTGTGGCTGAGAACAGCCAAGGGTCTGTCCTTGCCAGGGCACGCCTGACGGTGGTCCTCTCCGAAGACCGGCCCAGCGCCCCTTGCCACGTCCACGCAGAAACCATGTCCAGCTCGGCCATTCTCTTGGCCTGGGAGAGGCCGCTCTATAATTCAGACAAAGTCATCGCCTACTCGGTGCACTACATGAAGGCGGAAG GCTTAAACAATGAAGAATACCAAGTGGTGATTGGAAATGACACCACCCACTATATTATTGATGACTTGGACCCTGCCAGCAACTACACCTTCTACGTGGTGGCCTACATGCCCCTGGGGGCCAGCCAGATGTCTGACCACGTCACTCGGCCTACCCTGGAAGACG TGCCGCTGAGGGCTCCCGAGCTCAGCCTGACCAGCAGAACCCCCTCCGACGTCCTCATCTCCTGGCTGCCCATCCCGGCCAAGTACCGGCGAGGGGAGGTGGTGGCCTTCCGCCTTTCCTTCCGCCTCAGCACGGAGAGCAGCATCCAGGGGCTGGAGCTCCCGGGGACCACCTACGAATACCTGCTCCGGGGGCTGAAGCCCGACAGCATCTACTTGGTTCGCATTTCTGCTGCCACGAAAGTTGGTTGGGGCGAGGCCTCTCTGTGGACTTCCCATCGCACCCCAAAAGCCACCAGTGTCCAAG cACCAAAGTCTCCCGAATTGCGCCTGGAGCCTCTCAACTGCACAGCAATCACCGTGAAGTGGCAGCAAGAGCTGGCAGACGTGGCCGCCGTCCAAGGCTACAAGCTGTACTATAAGGAAGAAGGCCAGCAGGAGAGCGGGCCAATTCTGCTCGGGGCCAGCGATTCCACCTACACCATCGGCGGCCTGG AGCCCAGAAGGAAGTACCACTTGAGGCTGCTGGCGTACAACAGCATGGAGGAAGGCTACGAGGCAGACCAGACCGTCAGCACCGCCAGCTGCGTGT CTGTCCGGGACCGCCTggtg cccccccctccgcccccccaCCACCTTTATGCCAAAGCCAActcttcttcctccatcttcctgcACTGGGGACGGCCTGCCTTCACTTCGGCGCAGGTCATCAACTACACCCTGCGCTGTCACCCCGTGGGGCTGCAGAATGCGTCTCTGGTGCTCTACCTTCAAAC GTTAGAGACTCACCTGATGGTCCAAGGACTGGAGCCAAATACCAGATACGAATTTGCCGTTCGGCTGCATGTGGATCAGCTCTCCAGCccatggagtccagtggtttacCACACCACCCTGCCAGAAG CCCCAGCGGGTCCACCCCTGGAAGTGAAGGCCACGCTGATTGAGGAAGACACGGCCTTGGTCTCCTGGAAGCCACCAGCTGGCATCAGAACCGTCGTCTCCCGTTACACCATCTTGTATGCCTCCAGACAAGCTTGGATCGCAGGCGAGTGGCATGTCCTGCATCGGGAAG GGACGATAACCATGGCTTTACTAGAGAACCTCAGGGTGGGGAGTATCTACCTCATCAAACTCGCTGCATCCAACGAAGTGGGCGAAGGGCCTTTTTCCAGCACGGTGGAACTTGCGGTCCGGCCAAAGGAGGCAAACCAAAGACCAAAACGCCTGGATTCCGCGGAGGCCGACACAA CTCGTTCTGGTTCTTACCAGTTGGACCCGAGGTCCATGACGGGCATAATTGCAGGGGTCTCCATTGCCCTGGTGTGCATTTTGGTCTGCATCCTCATCCTGATCTACCGTGGCAAAGCAAG GAAAGCCGCCCCTTCCAAGAGCAGCCAGCCCAGCCCTGACCCGCTCCCTGGCAGTGGCAGCCAGTCTTCTGCAAGGAGCCCCGTGGGAGCCAAGGCTCTTCAAAGCCTGGCAGAGAATGAGCGGTCACTCTTGCCCAGGATGACAGGGGGAGGCTTTCTGGATGCCAAG GGTGGAACTGACCTCGTTATAAACCGCTTTGGCCCAGTCATGAAGAAGAGAGCCCAGAAGAAACGGCTCTTCCTCCGTGGCTCTTGGAAGGAGGAAGCAGAGGAG GCCCCGAGGCAGCTGGCCTCAGCAGCCTTCCTGTACCGGCCAGGGACAGCCGTGCTCACTGGCGAAGAGCTGCAGCCATGTGCCCGAGTGATCTGCAGCCTGGGAACTGACGCCGAGCATTCAGCCAACAGCCAAGGCAGCCACGAGACGGGGGATTCGGGAAGGTTCTCCCACGAGTCCAACGAGGAGCTGCACCCCCCTCCCGGCTTTGGGGCTGCAGATTCCTTCCCAGGCAGCTGTCCtgtccctgggcctctccagccGCCACTGGCTGCCAATGGCAGCGGGGGGACATTTTTCAGGGAACAATGA